A region of Micromonospora sp. WMMD882 DNA encodes the following proteins:
- a CDS encoding non-ribosomal peptide synthetase: MTRVDLLIRETARRRPDAVAVTLTGCRWESRASSALTFAALEHRIGELAGALARYVPGPETVVAAELSGTPADVPLSLAVLRAGATLLPLDPALPYRRSALLMDRAGARVFVTDEPRAGAGPWRQVRPADLYAASAAAVTAPEPHPDALSHVIATSGSTGLPKLVGVTHRNVAAFLRVFATYGLGPDDRVARVLPPHFDVGLTETWAALAAGAQVCYLEPHLADDPAALGVALDRTGCTFAQLTASLWERLPELPLPRLRVAVTGGETPSREVVRRWSPGRRFYNAYGPTETTVCVSNQLLGVGDEPALAPGAPGVTLATGPDADRAELLIGGAMVTRGYLGRPRETAAAFRPDPATPGGRRFASGDLVERRPAPDDDPDHRRSGPDRFRVLGRVDHQVKIGGSRVDLVEVESVLRDVPGVVEAAALAVDGRLVAFVTPARADVGDCLGRLAAELPAAAVPQRVHPLPALPLTSSGKRDTAELRRLARAEPPARPAPVPAGDPRAGRGGPVGAQLAPLVARCWAELLGRPVDSLDGSWFDVGGTSLGLQRLRARLAAESGLLVRGEHLLADPTVEGMAAALAAGTPQSGEATPTPTGATPTPTGAPGDAMSPGQERLWYLHHALPDKAAFTVADLHEVRGPLSLAALRAALTRVMARHEALHTCLLLTEDGLRQRVRPMSPAEVDLRVYAADDALPRQEEEFVTARLAECFDPAGDPMLRLSVLSVGDDRHLLLLTAHHAAVDGWSAGLLRHELGRHYAEATADGHFGGTAGGGHFGGTAGGGHFGGTAGGGHFGGALPTARPYRWFAAESVARRHTTEAKLSAVALRDLLGERTPRGDLGEAGRPAVVVDLPGEPGLRDEVAAIAARAGTTPFAVLLAAVGLVVRRLADPGYDVVAVPVAGRTETRDDHSVGYYSNTLLLPLDVDGNATVADCLTTLTSRLTEALDHQDVPIQDVVETRSAGVGQPFALMFTYQNAPDRPLRLAGASVRRRTVRPTVTRAGLEFDVRDDDGLTLQVVGDASRFDEALLGALAGAVRRAVRALAEPDRPLSGIPLGDPRDPARRPVRPLPYLAVHRMVEAQAARAPHAPAVEAHDGRLDYAELDRAAGRLATGLRAHGVGPESRVVIALDRSARAVVTMLAVLKAGGAMAPVDADLPPARMARTLDVVRPALVVTETADGAPTGWPVVTGDGIDRMIAADVPELSVDVPPRAACYATFTSGSSGVPKGILLDHATVRALFAWYDQHLPVGRRVLQYTSLSFDPSLQEIFYTLSAGGAVCVPADEVRDDFVALARYVADERIDELVLPTAAVHPLAQACLDHGLRPADLRLAVVAGEQLHPGVLDRWTAELPNLTIWNHYGPAETHGVTGYVLPRSARDWPTRIPIGRPADGTRAVVLDAHDHPVPAGATGELYLGGRQVGRGYENDPRRTAERFLPDPDQPGARRYRTGDRVRLVDGELIFLGRLDGQVKIRSKRVELGDVEAAVVASPGVAQAAAVDVTTSAGETVLVAFVTADGTVDLDPHALRASLRAVLPEHMVPSSVSLVAALPVTIGGKVDRRALRATWSTTTAPPPAAPDSAAPPPAALGPVVPEPVAQDATGPEPGAPEAELLAIWRELLETPELDMTTNFFAVGGHSLLAAALVSQVKRRFDVTVPMRAFLLDPTPQGLAARIWPDRAAG; encoded by the coding sequence ATGACCAGAGTGGACCTCCTGATCCGGGAGACGGCCCGACGGCGGCCCGACGCGGTCGCGGTCACGCTGACCGGCTGCCGGTGGGAGTCGCGCGCGTCGTCCGCGCTCACCTTCGCCGCGCTCGAACACCGGATCGGGGAGCTGGCCGGCGCCCTCGCGCGGTACGTGCCGGGGCCGGAGACCGTGGTCGCGGCGGAACTGTCCGGCACTCCCGCCGACGTGCCGCTGTCGTTGGCGGTGCTGCGTGCCGGGGCGACGCTGCTGCCGCTGGACCCCGCGCTGCCGTACCGCCGGTCGGCGCTGCTGATGGACCGGGCCGGCGCGCGGGTGTTCGTCACCGACGAGCCACGGGCCGGCGCGGGCCCGTGGCGGCAGGTCCGCCCCGCCGACCTCTACGCGGCCAGCGCCGCGGCGGTGACCGCCCCGGAGCCGCACCCGGACGCGCTCAGCCACGTGATCGCCACCTCGGGCTCCACCGGGCTGCCCAAGCTGGTCGGCGTCACCCACCGCAACGTCGCCGCGTTCCTCCGGGTCTTCGCCACCTACGGCCTCGGCCCCGACGACCGGGTCGCCCGGGTGCTGCCGCCGCACTTCGACGTCGGCCTCACCGAGACGTGGGCGGCCCTCGCGGCCGGCGCGCAGGTGTGCTACCTGGAACCGCACCTGGCCGACGACCCCGCCGCGCTCGGCGTCGCCCTGGACCGGACCGGGTGCACGTTCGCGCAGCTGACCGCGTCGCTCTGGGAGCGGCTGCCGGAGCTGCCGCTGCCCCGGCTGCGGGTCGCGGTCACCGGCGGCGAGACGCCGTCGCGGGAGGTCGTGCGGCGGTGGAGCCCCGGCCGGCGGTTCTACAACGCGTACGGGCCCACCGAGACCACGGTGTGCGTCAGCAACCAGCTTCTCGGCGTCGGCGACGAGCCGGCGCTGGCCCCGGGCGCGCCCGGCGTGACCCTGGCCACCGGACCCGACGCGGACCGGGCCGAGCTGCTCATCGGCGGGGCCATGGTCACCCGCGGCTACCTGGGTCGGCCCCGGGAGACCGCCGCCGCGTTCCGGCCCGACCCGGCGACGCCCGGCGGTCGCCGGTTCGCCAGCGGTGACCTCGTCGAACGACGCCCGGCCCCGGACGACGACCCCGACCACCGGCGATCCGGGCCCGACCGGTTCCGGGTCCTCGGCCGCGTCGACCACCAGGTCAAGATCGGCGGCAGCCGGGTCGACCTGGTCGAGGTCGAGAGCGTGCTGCGGGACGTGCCCGGGGTGGTCGAGGCCGCGGCGCTGGCGGTCGACGGTCGACTGGTCGCGTTCGTCACGCCCGCGCGGGCGGACGTCGGGGACTGCCTCGGCCGACTCGCCGCCGAGCTGCCCGCGGCGGCCGTGCCGCAGCGGGTCCACCCGCTGCCCGCCCTGCCGCTGACCTCGTCGGGCAAGCGGGACACCGCCGAGCTGCGCCGGCTCGCCCGGGCCGAGCCTCCGGCCCGGCCCGCTCCCGTGCCCGCCGGCGACCCGCGCGCCGGGCGGGGCGGCCCGGTCGGCGCGCAGCTCGCCCCGCTGGTCGCCCGCTGCTGGGCGGAGCTGCTCGGTCGGCCCGTCGACAGCCTCGACGGCTCGTGGTTCGACGTCGGCGGGACGTCGCTCGGGCTCCAGCGGCTCCGCGCCCGGCTCGCCGCCGAGTCGGGCCTCCTGGTACGCGGTGAGCACCTGCTCGCCGACCCCACCGTCGAGGGGATGGCCGCCGCGCTGGCGGCCGGCACGCCCCAGAGCGGCGAGGCGACGCCCACCCCGACCGGGGCGACGCCCACCCCGACCGGGGCGCCCGGCGACGCCATGTCCCCGGGGCAGGAACGGCTCTGGTACCTGCACCACGCCCTGCCCGACAAGGCGGCCTTCACCGTGGCCGACCTGCACGAGGTACGCGGACCGCTGAGCCTGGCCGCGCTGCGCGCCGCGCTGACCCGGGTCATGGCCCGGCACGAGGCGCTGCACACCTGCCTGCTGCTCACCGAGGACGGACTCCGCCAACGGGTGCGGCCGATGTCCCCGGCAGAGGTCGACCTGCGGGTCTACGCAGCCGACGACGCGCTGCCCCGGCAGGAGGAGGAGTTCGTCACCGCCCGGCTGGCCGAGTGCTTCGACCCGGCCGGCGACCCGATGCTGCGGCTCAGCGTGCTCAGCGTCGGCGACGACCGGCACCTGCTGCTGCTCACCGCGCACCACGCGGCCGTCGACGGCTGGTCCGCCGGCCTGCTCCGGCACGAGCTGGGCCGGCACTACGCCGAGGCGACCGCCGACGGCCACTTCGGCGGGACGGCCGGCGGCGGCCACTTCGGCGGGACGGCCGGCGGCGGCCACTTCGGCGGGACGGCCGGCGGCGGCCACTTCGGCGGGGCGCTGCCGACGGCGCGGCCGTACCGCTGGTTCGCGGCGGAGTCCGTCGCGCGGCGGCACACCACCGAGGCGAAGCTGTCGGCCGTGGCGCTGCGCGACCTGCTCGGCGAGCGCACGCCGCGCGGTGATCTCGGCGAGGCGGGCCGACCGGCGGTGGTGGTCGACCTGCCCGGCGAGCCGGGACTGCGCGACGAGGTCGCCGCGATCGCCGCCCGTGCCGGGACCACCCCGTTCGCGGTGCTCCTGGCGGCCGTCGGCCTGGTCGTCCGCCGGCTGGCCGACCCCGGGTACGACGTGGTCGCGGTGCCGGTGGCCGGGCGTACCGAGACCCGCGACGACCACAGCGTCGGCTACTACTCGAACACCCTGCTGCTGCCGCTGGACGTCGACGGGAACGCCACCGTCGCGGACTGCCTCACGACGCTCACGTCCCGGCTGACCGAGGCGCTCGACCACCAGGACGTGCCGATCCAGGACGTGGTGGAGACCCGGTCGGCCGGCGTCGGGCAGCCCTTCGCGCTGATGTTCACGTACCAGAACGCCCCGGACCGCCCGTTGCGGCTGGCCGGCGCGTCGGTGCGGCGGCGGACGGTACGTCCGACGGTGACCCGGGCCGGCCTGGAGTTCGACGTCCGGGACGACGACGGCCTCACCCTCCAGGTCGTCGGCGACGCGAGCCGTTTCGACGAGGCGCTGCTGGGCGCGCTGGCCGGGGCGGTGCGCCGGGCAGTCCGGGCGCTCGCCGAACCGGACCGGCCGCTGTCCGGCATTCCACTCGGGGACCCGCGGGACCCGGCCCGTCGCCCGGTCCGGCCGCTGCCGTACCTGGCCGTGCACCGGATGGTCGAGGCGCAGGCCGCCCGGGCGCCGCACGCGCCCGCCGTGGAGGCGCACGACGGCCGGCTCGACTACGCGGAGTTGGACCGGGCCGCCGGCCGGCTCGCCACCGGTCTGCGCGCGCACGGGGTCGGCCCGGAGAGCCGCGTGGTGATCGCCCTGGACCGCTCGGCGCGGGCCGTGGTGACCATGCTGGCCGTGCTCAAGGCGGGCGGCGCGATGGCCCCCGTCGACGCCGACCTGCCGCCCGCGCGGATGGCGCGCACGCTGGACGTGGTCCGACCCGCCCTGGTGGTCACCGAGACCGCGGACGGCGCGCCGACGGGCTGGCCGGTCGTGACCGGCGACGGGATCGACCGGATGATCGCCGCCGACGTGCCGGAGCTCTCCGTGGACGTCCCGCCCCGGGCCGCGTGCTACGCCACGTTCACGTCCGGCAGCAGCGGCGTGCCGAAGGGCATCCTGCTGGACCACGCCACCGTGCGCGCCCTGTTCGCCTGGTACGACCAGCACCTGCCGGTCGGCCGCCGGGTGTTGCAGTACACCAGCCTGAGCTTCGACCCGTCCCTACAGGAGATCTTCTACACCCTGTCGGCGGGCGGGGCGGTGTGCGTGCCGGCCGACGAGGTCCGCGACGACTTCGTGGCGTTGGCGCGCTACGTGGCGGACGAGCGCATCGACGAGCTGGTGCTGCCGACCGCGGCCGTCCACCCGCTCGCCCAGGCGTGCCTGGACCACGGGCTGCGCCCGGCGGACCTGCGCCTCGCCGTGGTGGCCGGGGAGCAGTTGCACCCGGGGGTGCTGGACCGGTGGACGGCCGAGCTGCCGAACCTGACCATCTGGAACCACTACGGTCCGGCCGAGACGCACGGCGTGACCGGGTACGTGCTGCCCCGCTCCGCCCGGGACTGGCCAACCCGCATCCCGATCGGCCGGCCCGCCGACGGCACCCGCGCGGTCGTCCTCGACGCCCACGACCACCCGGTCCCGGCGGGGGCGACCGGTGAGCTGTACCTGGGCGGGCGGCAGGTCGGCCGGGGGTACGAGAACGATCCCCGGCGTACCGCCGAGCGTTTCCTGCCCGACCCGGACCAGCCGGGCGCGCGCCGGTACCGCACCGGCGACCGGGTCCGGCTGGTCGACGGCGAGCTGATCTTCCTGGGCCGGCTCGACGGGCAGGTGAAGATCCGCAGCAAGCGTGTCGAGCTGGGCGACGTGGAGGCCGCCGTCGTCGCGTCGCCGGGGGTGGCGCAGGCCGCGGCGGTGGACGTCACCACGTCCGCCGGGGAGACCGTGCTGGTCGCCTTCGTGACGGCCGACGGGACGGTGGACCTCGACCCGCACGCCCTGCGGGCCTCGCTGCGGGCCGTGCTGCCCGAGCACATGGTGCCGTCCAGCGTGTCCCTGGTCGCCGCGCTGCCGGTGACGATCGGCGGCAAGGTGGACCGGCGGGCCCTGCGGGCGACCTGGTCCACCACCACCGCCCCGCCACCGGCCGCGCCGGACTCGGCCGCGCCGCCGCCGGCCGCGCTGGGGCCGGTCGTCCCGGAGCCGGTCGCGCAGGACGCGACCGGGCCGGAACCAGGCGCGCCGGAGGCGGAGCTGCTGGCGATCTGGCGGGAGCTGCTGGAGACCCCGGAGCTGGACATGACCACCAACTTCTTCGCCGTCGGAGGCCACTCGCTGCTCGCCGCCGCGCTGGTCTCCCAGGTGAAGCGACGCTTCGACGTGACCGTGCCGATGCGCGCGTTCCTGCTCGACCCCACCCCGCAGGGCCTGGCCGCCCGCATCTGGCCGGACCGCGCCGCGGGATGA
- a CDS encoding non-ribosomal peptide synthetase: MSSSTLADRLARTVAGTPDAVALRDGRTTLTYRQLWERTATIGAALRARLGKDGMVALLRPRDLTQALVLVACVRDGLPVLVLDPGVPVERLRQIVAPIPEGVVVAADDAPGPRLGPGWTPADLPTVDGGSGRLDGGTGPVDGDRHDPIVVIATSGSSGRPKLVALEHAGLDNRIMWAVREFDLTRRDVFVHCSAPGFDFGLFEVLCPLVLGATLVLPDPDAHRDPEALLAAVREHAVTVLHGTPSLLRQLSRLPGLADTNLRIVFSGGEALTTGLAATLARATGAEVVNEYGPTETTVDSLAYRCPADGGDGDLVPLGVPIDRTGAYVADPDAEGRGELLIGGAGVARGYYGDPRATAAAFVPDESTPGGRRYRTGDLVRRDGDGLFHFLGRGDDQIKVRGVRIELAEVRAAYRRHPLVLDVVAGGVTTPDGTRLAVAVEVADDTVPAAELRRFTGVYLPRAFQPDRLDVTESLPRLPNGKVDRQAVERGWAAAFADVPEQPAAPRARTAEVDLLGTLLRVAGEELGLERVEPSDDFFALGGHSLLAGRVVSVVEAETGRSIPLRAFFNASSFAEIIELTEAGWARDGV; encoded by the coding sequence ATGAGCAGCTCGACGTTGGCCGACCGGCTGGCCCGTACGGTGGCGGGGACGCCCGACGCGGTGGCGCTGCGCGACGGCCGGACCACGCTCACCTACCGGCAGCTCTGGGAGCGGACGGCGACCATCGGCGCCGCCCTGCGCGCCCGGCTCGGCAAGGACGGCATGGTCGCCCTGCTCCGGCCGCGTGACCTCACCCAGGCGCTGGTGCTGGTGGCCTGCGTCCGCGACGGGCTGCCGGTGCTGGTGCTGGACCCGGGCGTGCCGGTCGAACGGCTCCGGCAGATCGTCGCGCCGATCCCCGAGGGCGTTGTCGTCGCGGCCGACGACGCGCCGGGCCCCCGCCTGGGGCCGGGCTGGACGCCTGCCGACCTGCCCACCGTCGACGGCGGGAGCGGCCGGCTCGACGGCGGGACCGGCCCGGTCGACGGGGACCGGCACGACCCGATCGTGGTGATCGCCACCTCCGGCTCGTCCGGCCGGCCGAAACTGGTGGCCCTGGAGCACGCCGGGCTCGACAACCGGATCATGTGGGCCGTCCGGGAGTTCGACCTGACCCGCCGGGACGTGTTCGTGCACTGCTCGGCCCCGGGCTTCGACTTCGGGCTGTTCGAGGTGCTGTGCCCGCTCGTGCTGGGCGCGACCCTGGTGCTGCCCGACCCGGACGCGCACCGCGACCCGGAGGCGCTGCTGGCCGCCGTCCGCGAGCACGCGGTCACCGTCCTGCACGGCACGCCGTCCCTGCTGCGGCAACTGAGCCGCCTGCCCGGCCTGGCCGACACGAACCTGCGGATCGTGTTCAGCGGCGGCGAGGCGCTGACCACCGGGCTGGCCGCCACCCTGGCCCGGGCCACCGGCGCGGAGGTGGTCAACGAGTACGGGCCCACCGAGACCACCGTCGACTCGCTGGCATACCGGTGCCCGGCCGACGGCGGCGACGGGGATCTCGTCCCGCTGGGCGTCCCGATCGACCGGACCGGCGCGTACGTCGCCGACCCGGACGCCGAGGGCCGGGGTGAGCTGCTGATCGGCGGGGCGGGCGTGGCGCGCGGCTACTACGGCGACCCGCGGGCCACCGCGGCGGCGTTCGTGCCGGACGAGAGCACGCCGGGCGGCCGGCGTTACCGCACCGGGGACCTCGTCCGCCGGGACGGGGACGGGCTGTTCCACTTCCTCGGCCGGGGCGACGACCAGATCAAGGTGCGTGGCGTACGCATCGAGCTGGCCGAGGTGCGGGCGGCGTACCGGCGGCACCCGCTGGTGCTGGACGTGGTGGCGGGCGGGGTGACCACCCCGGACGGGACCCGCCTCGCGGTCGCCGTCGAGGTGGCCGACGACACCGTTCCCGCCGCCGAGCTGCGCCGGTTCACCGGCGTCTACCTGCCGCGCGCGTTCCAGCCGGACCGGCTCGACGTGACCGAGTCCCTGCCCCGGCTGCCGAACGGCAAGGTGGACCGGCAGGCCGTCGAACGCGGCTGGGCGGCGGCCTTCGCGGACGTGCCGGAGCAGCCGGCCGCGCCGAGAGCCCGGACGGCGGAGGTGGACCTGCTCGGCACGCTGCTGCGGGTGGCCGGCGAGGAGCTGGGCCTGGAGCGGGTCGAGCCGTCGGACGACTTCTTCGCGCTGGGCGGGCACTCGCTGCTGGCCGGCCGGGTGGTGTCGGTGGTGGAGGCCGAGACGGGCCGCTCCATCCCGTTGCGGGCGTTCTTCAACGCGTCGTCCTTCGCGGAGATCATCGAGTTGACGGAGGCGGGGTGGGCACGTGACGGCGTCTGA
- a CDS encoding TauD/TfdA family dioxygenase, with protein MTTTPGHRITERQVRPGLDAGSELAARADELLAAAATDGPVLVRGLGIGGPDDLRDALTALGLRTLSYVQGNSPRTELATEIFTATDFPPEFPISLHNELSYTTRWPRYLVFACVTPAASGGATTVAGGADVAAGVSPGLLTKCADLGFRYRQFLHGGHGFGLSWQTTFGGDDPAQVDRVLAAEPDAEVVWCDDGVEISRRRPGLAVHPRTGERVWFNQAEQWDPSSQPADVASAIRELLPPERWPHRVEWGDGSPVSADELAEIRAVYQAHTEGVPWRRGDLVVVDNMTSMHGRAPYVGERKVIVSLAEEAR; from the coding sequence ATGACCACGACACCCGGACACCGGATCACCGAGCGCCAGGTGCGACCCGGCCTCGACGCCGGCTCCGAGCTGGCCGCCCGCGCCGACGAGCTGCTGGCCGCCGCCGCCACCGACGGGCCCGTCCTGGTCCGTGGCCTGGGCATCGGCGGACCGGACGACCTGCGCGACGCGCTGACCGCGCTGGGCCTGCGCACCCTGTCGTACGTGCAGGGGAACTCGCCGCGCACCGAGCTGGCCACCGAGATCTTCACCGCGACGGACTTCCCGCCGGAGTTCCCGATCTCGCTGCACAACGAGCTGTCGTACACCACCCGCTGGCCGCGGTACCTGGTCTTCGCCTGCGTGACGCCGGCGGCCTCCGGCGGCGCGACCACCGTGGCGGGCGGGGCGGACGTCGCCGCCGGGGTCTCGCCGGGGCTGCTCACCAAGTGCGCGGACCTCGGTTTCCGGTACCGCCAGTTCCTGCACGGCGGGCACGGGTTCGGCCTGAGCTGGCAGACCACGTTCGGCGGCGACGACCCGGCGCAGGTGGACCGGGTGCTGGCCGCCGAGCCGGACGCCGAGGTCGTCTGGTGCGACGACGGCGTCGAGATCAGCCGGCGGCGTCCCGGGCTGGCCGTCCACCCCCGCACTGGGGAGCGGGTGTGGTTCAACCAGGCCGAGCAGTGGGACCCGTCGAGCCAGCCGGCCGACGTCGCCTCGGCGATCCGTGAGCTGCTGCCGCCGGAGCGCTGGCCGCACCGGGTCGAGTGGGGCGACGGCAGCCCGGTGTCGGCCGACGAGCTGGCCGAGATCCGCGCCGTCTACCAGGCCCACACCGAGGGGGTCCCGTGGCGGCGCGGCGACCTGGTGGTGGTGGACAACATGACGTCGATGCACGGCCGCGCGCCGTACGTCGGCGAGCGCAAGGTGATCGTGTCGTTGGCGGAGGAGGCGCGATGA
- a CDS encoding pyridoxal-phosphate dependent enzyme, protein MTLSVTTSNAGGPSAPASTPLRHWADQIWLKCEHEQVSGSFKYRGAYAAVATSPSGHYVTGSSGNHALALAHAVAALRPAARVTCFATSMTPDKSARLGGLGVELRLVPGDNDARDRAAREFAARAGAAFVHSSDDGRMVAGGAALANEILAELPSAARLVAPVGGGGLLAGLLLGARGGDHDVEVVGVEPAGAARMRLSLERAAVTALPTVDTVCDGARAVRPSRLPFEIAVALRPRLRSVPDDRVRATRDELDRRGLWVEYTAALALAATPFDDGRPTVVVLTGGNR, encoded by the coding sequence GTGACGCTCAGCGTCACCACGTCGAACGCCGGCGGCCCCTCGGCCCCCGCGTCGACCCCGCTGCGGCACTGGGCGGACCAGATCTGGCTGAAGTGCGAACACGAGCAGGTGTCCGGCTCGTTCAAGTACCGCGGCGCGTACGCGGCCGTGGCCACGTCGCCCAGCGGCCACTACGTGACCGGCTCGTCCGGCAACCACGCGCTCGCGCTCGCGCACGCGGTCGCCGCCCTCCGGCCCGCCGCCCGGGTCACCTGCTTCGCCACCTCGATGACCCCGGACAAGTCGGCCCGCCTCGGCGGTCTCGGGGTGGAGCTGCGCCTGGTCCCGGGGGACAACGACGCCCGCGACCGGGCCGCCCGCGAGTTCGCGGCCCGGGCCGGGGCGGCGTTCGTGCACTCGTCCGACGACGGCCGGATGGTGGCCGGCGGGGCCGCGCTGGCCAACGAGATCCTCGCCGAGCTGCCGTCCGCCGCCCGGCTGGTCGCCCCGGTCGGTGGCGGCGGACTCCTGGCGGGGCTGCTGCTGGGCGCGCGCGGCGGCGACCACGACGTCGAGGTCGTCGGCGTGGAGCCGGCCGGCGCGGCCCGGATGCGGCTCAGCCTGGAGCGGGCCGCGGTGACCGCGCTGCCCACGGTCGACACCGTCTGTGACGGCGCGCGGGCGGTCCGGCCGTCCCGGCTGCCGTTCGAGATCGCCGTCGCGCTGCGCCCACGGCTGCGGTCCGTACCCGACGACCGGGTCCGGGCGACCCGGGACGAGCTGGACCGGCGGGGCCTGTGGGTGGAGTACACCGCCGCGCTCGCGCTGGCCGCGACGCCGTTCGACGACGGACGGCCCACCGTCGTCGTCCTCACCGGAGGTAACCGATGA
- a CDS encoding non-ribosomal peptide synthetase has protein sequence MSVEVEPDPRTTAPSLGALLAGGYQAAPDDHEVVSAPEGVLDGSGFRRAVDALRARLRSVGPTTGEPVLAVTTGAAPVALVVAYAALAEGWAYSVRSPSWPQPYLRAAGERVPPTMEVTGAEALAGPAGGDEPARPPREVPDVLLSHLLFTSGSTGAPRAIGTERRALAHHLDVLRTAFPVGPSDVVLQLAPPHLDASLRDLLHPSLTGARIVAGSRRDGRVDIVSVTRQLTARRVTHILSVLPSVLFEIATQLSEQGDQAPLVRQIAVSGEALTPRALSAARRAFPAATVVNQYGPSETTMTATRRVIAPGQADDSDGAHVGHPYPGYRVRIGDRESIRIGGPGVARGYVGDPRATAAAFLPAPDGRGAREYHTGDVGELTADGALRLAGRSDDQVKVLGHKFPVSAVAAALEALPSVRRAAALWVTEPGQQPRLVAFVVGREPGVGSADYQRQLADQVPYWMLPNAIEVLAELPLLANGKLDRKGLLAGLTPPPAGSAAEPAASPAEALRAVWSRLLRRRDVGGDDDFFMMGGNSLLALKAIAESRAVVPELTVKAFFAEPTINGVLRLRSGS, from the coding sequence ATGTCCGTCGAGGTCGAGCCGGACCCCCGCACCACCGCGCCGTCGCTGGGCGCCCTGCTGGCCGGCGGCTACCAGGCCGCGCCCGACGACCACGAGGTGGTCAGCGCCCCGGAAGGCGTCCTGGACGGCAGCGGGTTCCGGCGGGCCGTCGACGCGTTGCGGGCCCGGCTGCGGTCGGTCGGCCCGACGACCGGGGAGCCGGTGCTCGCCGTGACCACCGGGGCCGCGCCGGTCGCCCTGGTCGTCGCGTACGCGGCCCTCGCCGAGGGGTGGGCCTACTCGGTGCGCAGCCCGTCCTGGCCGCAGCCCTACCTGCGGGCGGCCGGCGAGCGGGTGCCGCCGACCATGGAGGTCACCGGGGCCGAGGCGCTGGCCGGGCCGGCGGGCGGCGACGAACCGGCTCGCCCGCCCCGCGAGGTGCCCGACGTGCTGCTCAGCCACCTGCTGTTCACGTCCGGGTCGACCGGCGCGCCGCGCGCCATCGGCACCGAACGGCGGGCCCTGGCCCACCACCTCGACGTGCTGCGGACCGCGTTCCCCGTCGGCCCGTCCGACGTGGTGCTCCAGCTCGCCCCGCCGCACCTCGACGCGAGCCTGCGCGACCTGCTCCACCCGAGCCTGACCGGGGCCCGGATCGTGGCCGGCAGCCGCCGCGACGGCCGGGTCGACATCGTCTCGGTGACCCGGCAGCTCACCGCGCGGCGGGTCACCCACATCCTCAGCGTGCTGCCGTCGGTGCTGTTCGAGATCGCGACGCAGTTGTCCGAGCAGGGCGACCAGGCGCCGCTGGTACGGCAGATCGCGGTCAGCGGCGAGGCGCTGACGCCCCGGGCGCTGTCCGCCGCGCGGCGGGCCTTCCCGGCCGCGACCGTGGTGAACCAGTACGGCCCGAGCGAGACCACGATGACCGCCACCCGTCGGGTCATCGCGCCGGGGCAGGCCGACGACTCGGACGGCGCGCACGTCGGCCACCCGTACCCGGGCTACCGGGTGCGGATCGGTGACCGGGAGTCGATCCGGATCGGCGGGCCCGGGGTGGCGCGCGGCTACGTCGGCGACCCCCGGGCCACGGCCGCCGCGTTCCTTCCCGCCCCGGACGGCCGGGGGGCCCGCGAGTACCACACCGGCGACGTCGGCGAGCTGACCGCCGACGGCGCGCTGCGGCTGGCCGGGCGCTCCGACGACCAGGTGAAGGTGCTCGGCCACAAGTTCCCGGTGTCGGCGGTCGCGGCGGCGCTGGAGGCGCTGCCGTCCGTGCGGCGGGCCGCCGCGCTGTGGGTGACCGAGCCCGGTCAGCAGCCGCGCCTGGTGGCGTTCGTCGTCGGCCGGGAACCCGGCGTCGGGTCCGCCGACTACCAGCGGCAGCTCGCCGACCAGGTGCCGTACTGGATGCTGCCGAACGCGATCGAGGTGCTGGCCGAGCTGCCGCTGCTGGCCAACGGCAAACTGGACCGCAAGGGGCTGCTGGCCGGGCTGACCCCGCCCCCCGCCGGGTCCGCCGCCGAGCCGGCCGCGTCGCCCGCGGAGGCGCTGCGCGCGGTGTGGTCCCGGCTGCTTCGTCGCCGGGACGTCGGCGGCGACGACGACTTCTTCATGATGGGCGGCAACAGCCTGCTCGCGCTCAAGGCGATCGCCGAGTCCCGCGCGGTGGTGCCGGAGCTGACCGTCAAGGCGTTCTTCGCCGAGCCCACCATCAACGGCGTCCTGCGGCTACGGAGCGGGTCGTGA